The Montipora foliosa isolate CH-2021 chromosome 1, ASM3666993v2, whole genome shotgun sequence genome has a window encoding:
- the LOC137979714 gene encoding adenosine receptor A3-like has protein sequence MMEQIGNKNACIFVKVIDFSMKETHSVYIANVMTCVLNTFFAIPAIVGNALVLLAIWKTELRKYPSNMLLSMLAFADFQVGLVVQTSFLAYKLAEIFREAEWSCYARFVNILFGYAMTAVSLLTLTAIAIERFLALHLHLRYKEIVTKTRILSASGCFWLIGFAVTSIYFIQRNIFGGVVIIGELLSIVTTSVAYIKIYKIVRRHEREISSQRHVCVDPRAQIELNMKKYQRSTLTMVIVFMLSFLCYVPYSIVMIAKLRYGFTAKIKVAIDIFSTVVCINSSLNPVIYCWRLREVKQAVWKVIRCNTSAMKNRKSSVTFAHLSQQRVRTNTRRSEENGRL, from the coding sequence ATGATGGAACAAATCGGTAACAAAAACGCTTGTATATTTGTGAAAGTGATTGACTTCAGCATGAAAGAAACACATTCGGTTTACATAGCCAATGTCATGACCTGTGTTCTTAACACGTTTTTCGCTATACCAGCCATCGTGGGGAATGCTCTGGTGTTGTTGGCCATATGGAAAACCGAGTTACGTAAATATCCATCAAATATGCTCCTTTCCATGCTGGCTTTTGCTGATTTTCAAGTGGGCTTGGTTGTTCAAACAAGCTTCCTGGCCTACAAACTTGCGGAGATCTTTCGAGAAGCAGAATGGTCGTGTTATGCCCGTTTTGTTAACATTCTCTTTGGTTATGCCATGACAGCTGTTTCGCTTCTCACTCTGACGGCTATTGCGATCGAGCGCTTTCTAGCGCTCCATTTACATTTGAGGTACAAAGAGATTGTCACGAAAACGCGAATTCTATCTGCTTCAGGTTGTTTCTGGCTCATAGGGTTTGCTGTTACATCTATTTATTTTATACAGAGAAACATTTTCGGTGGAGTAGTCATCATAGGCGAGCTACTTTCCATTGTGACGACCTCCGTGGCATATATCAAGATTTATAAGATCGTTAGACGACATGAGCGGGAAATTAGCTCGCAACGACATGTGTGTGTCGATCCAAGGGCCCAAATCGAgctaaacatgaaaaaatatcaACGATCTACTCTAACAATGGTGATAGTGTTTATGCTTTCGTTCTTGTGTTATGTGCCTTATTCAATTGTCATGATTGCCAAACTGAGATACGGGTTCACGGCTAAAATCAAAGTTGCGATAGACATTTTCTCGACCGTTGTTTGTATTAACAGTTCATTGAATCCTGTTATTTACTGCTGGAGGTTGCGGGAGGTCAAACAAGCTGTTTGGAAAGTGATCCGATGCAACACATCCGCCATGAAGAACAGAAAAAGTTCTGTGACGTTTGCACATTTGTCACAACAGAGAGTGCGTACAAATACTCGGAGAAGTGAAGAAAATGGCCGTTTgtag